Genomic segment of Hydra vulgaris chromosome 11, alternate assembly HydraT2T_AEP:
ttttttttctttattatttttaatccctttgttttattatagtcatttttatttatcaataggatgtatgaacaaaataaaaaataagtctttAGGGAGTTAAATCAAATAACTAGATATAAATAGACTAAATAACTTGTACTATATTCTGACATATCtgtcatatatatatgcatgtgtaAAGAAGTATATCAAATTGAGCACGCATTATTCGTTTAATGTTGTAATAGTTTATATCTTTAgcaatcttatttttttaataatatactagTGTAATATTTAGGTTAGTATCTCTACTAGCAACCAGACAATCTCTAATGGACTTATTATAAAAGGACAAAAATAGACTTAGACAAAGCACTAATtgcaacaattttaattacaactatCAAAAATGAATTgtctataaaaaatgtttgtctttCTAgacaatcattttaaaaacggaCACTAAATGAACAATCTCGATTTTTTAATGAGGTATAGAAGatctatttaatatataatttggaCTTATAACgagtaattaaattttcactGCAGCATCGTTTCAAAAACTGAAAACGagcacaaaattaaaaatacaatttttctaacagaagttcattttttaattttctgtccAGCGTGTGCTattgattaaaaagttaatgtctATTTAAAAACCTCAAAATGGACTATTTTGTGCTCAATTGAAGTTCATTAATTACTCAGTTCAGTTGTTTTTCGATTCTCCAGTTTGGGATTACTTCAAAAAAGTTGAAGGTaagtttatcatttaaaaaattttccttaGTCACTAAAATCTTTATCACcttcaataaagttattttaaaaatatgtgatCAAGGAGTTGTCCTTTATAAAATGTGGATTAGTAAGTAGAAGATTCCAATAggtgttaaaatttatttaggtttgtgaataaaacaatagtgaaaaagaaaaatgttttttactttcattttattgatgaatatgtacgcaagttttaaacaataattaatcaTGGGCAATGATCGTCATTTAGAGTTTTGATgtcatttcaatatttttttaatattataaatttactaCATAACAATCTTCAAATAATACGGTAATGAAAGATTTCTGGTTTTATGAAATCAAGTAAATTTAGACAAAATCATAGACACCAAATAGACAAAAAATTATGCTTTGTAGACTTATGaagtgaaaattattttttaactgagcAATCTTAGGACACCATCAAAAATTTGATAGACACAACaaggacaaaaaattaaacatttgttGTGTCCATTACAACATACAGAATTGTCTATGTCTGTGTTGTAAGTCTATCCATAGACTAGTCTGGTTACTAGTCTCTACATTACTCTTTTAGTCAAAACGTTAAactatgttataaatatatttgcacCTGCTATATAGCCAAAAtttgaatgtaaaaaatagttactttttCCAGAGTATTTACactaatatattttagtattgtaatatttttagttttttgcaattaatggtttattattttattatataacagttactttttttgtatagaTACCTGAAACTGAAGGTAAAAATTGGTTTGAGTTTATTGAGAATACGACAACTAAAAAACAACTCGAAGATCTTagttcatattttataaaaatacttgatTCAAGCCCTACACGTTTAAAGAAACGATTAACATCTGGTGGGGCTGTAGTATATAAGGTGAGTAAAAACGTAACAACTTCAAacatattctgaaaaaaaagcattgaaaGGTATATACAGTAATTATAATCAAAATggtgataataattataagaataattattacaaaaattaaaatagtagacatagttataaaaagtatataactatagtaacaataataacaaaaagaaaatactgATGATGAgagtacaaaaaatttaaatcagtttaataaagattaaaatattaaagttaacaaaaaatatttaaagtagtaTTACAATGCAGCCAAAAAAAGAGACAATGTTCGATAAATCAAagctttctttctttttcaatgAGTTAATCTCAGAGTTATGATTATAAATAAGaagattttataaacttttttttttttataataaaagtagaGATAAATACAGGTTGATATCAAAGCTCTGCGTTTTTATGCCTTGATATTGTACGGATTCGTAGCTTTAATAAAGTATGCTATTTGGGTACATATAACTTAAGGTTGCTAgctaaaatcttaaataatgtCACGGTTATGTAAGTTATgtattttttcaacatcttcactaccaacaaggctgtaagcaaccactattaaagttggaagttactggaagagaaaagataaagttgaTAGAGTAAGATAACGATTAactgatgacttaaaatattgcaaatttatAAACCAGGaaacaagataaaggaagtAATTCCTAAGGACTGATGTTTGTGGGggaaaactaaacaaaaaagattttttgtagcacttaagaacagtcatagtaaaagaatgagacctAATTGAATGATAAGTAACACAAGAGTGAGttttagtagatgacacaagAGGCGCttgctctttagagcagtgtctgttagtatttatagaaaagagaaagagaaacaacattacaataatgtttagaggttggctgcaagagcaagtctaaatatgtttacaattcgtttttgcaccttgtctaaaaaaagagaaagggcatcattgggAGATCCGCCCTAGATATGGCAgatattccatacaaggatgaatttgagatttatagagataaagaatcgaatccggagtaagaaagtggcgagtacaataaagagatgcaaccttagcagatactaattttgcaatagatttaatatataacgaTATCGGTTTAATAGATtacgattagctgaaaaaagttgagttttcatagcattttgttaagtttttaatacGATTTACAATACCCGTTTGCAGAAATCCGACCTGaacgttaaaatattttttaaattggttatcTGCGTAACGTTAGCAgatactaattttgcaacaaccttagcagatactaattttgcaatagatttaatatataacgaTATCGGTTTAATAGATtacgattagctgaaaaaagttgagttttcatagcattttgttaagtttttaatacGATTTACAATACCCGTTTGCAGAAATCCGACCTGaacgttaaaatattttttaaattggttatcTGCGTAACGTAAGTGAAACGATATTTTTGTTCTAAGTTCGCCATTCTTTTGTCAGGCACagatctttttaactttttttttaaaaatattttcttaaacatACACTTAAAATGGTGTGTTATAATGTCAACATCGTATGCAATTTAGTtagattataaaagttttaaatgggAAGAAAACATGAATGATTGATTTCTCTGAATCGGGACTTTTGAGTTTTTACCAGTATACccactatatataaataaatttatgttttttcaacTGAATTTTTGacttgattaatattttttaactgccTTAATTGTTGTTTGCtcttatagaaaaattaaaaaattaattttctataattcaattattttatcgaataattgtttttttatttagagtttttatGTTGCTTAACTTTGTATCTTTTTTAGGATGGAAAAGTTATGCCGAAAAAGTTAGATGAAACTGATTCCACAGTTGCTAAAGCTACCGTAAATAACAGTAAATCTGATTCCAATAAACATGGACTAAACAGCGGTTTATTTCCAAAAAGTAATCTAACAAGTCATCTGAAACCTTATTCTCATGAAGCAACTCCTCCACCAAATAGAACTTCAACTTTGCACCAGCTAAGTAAACTGGTTAAAGCTAATCCGAAAAGCGAGGCAGAGGACAAGGTACAAAATTTACTACATGCTCAAAATGGTTCTAAAAGTATTGTAGAAAAGGGTACACAAAtcaattttgaattattaaaacaaaaaatgactcCCGAACAATGGGaggattacaaaaaaaaaatgactccTGAGCAAATtgaatcttataaaaaatggaaaattaggGAGCGCCAACTCTATTTAAAGAGAAAAGCATCTGGAACATCAGTAGCTAGAGATGCAAATATTAATTCCCATAATAAATTAGACATTAAACCTGGATTAGTTAGAAAACATTCTATTCcgaatgaaataaaagaaagtccagtaaaaaaacaaaagttgagTTCTGATCACAATCAAGTACTCCTAAATAATCACGATATTCAAAAGATTCCAGTTAAACTAAACTCtgaacaaactaaaaaatatgaagTTACTAAGCATTTTAGCAATAACCAACAAACATTACACGTGAATACCAATCATAATCGTCTTAATTCAAAACCAGATAATTTATCTGACAAATCTCCGCCACCGCCTCCGCCACCTCCTATTTCAGGTACTGTAATTCCTACTCCTGCTACGACGATGCTATCAACTCCAACAAAAAGTAATCACAAAAATAGAGTAATTGGGGATAATCGTTTGCAGCATCTTTCTCCTCCTCCGCCGCCTCCGGTTCTTAAGTTTTCgacacaataattttttaattttagaatgcatgaaaatttttgttttgaaagatGGCTTTGGATTTTTCGTTTGCTTAAATATTAAAgcgatattttttgattttgttaactTAGCGTCAATGATAAATGGTTTATGCTGCGGTAAACAAACAACATTCAAAAGTTTTAACGGCGAAAGTATccttacatttttttcttacgGATATTACTGTGATTATAAAAGCTCATTACAAGCTTTATACTAATTCTTAAATGTGTAATTTATTTCCGCGAGCGAGCCTATAATTCTACTTCTGAGCACTATTATATAAAAGCTTTCTGTTCAATTTTGAATAAGGATCTTGATGCGATTAGCTTTACGTAACCTTGAGTAATATGTAATgaaccttttaaaaaagatatttttatatttgatcaaTATAGCTTCAGTTTctgcttaaaatatatatttttaaaaagattttagaaaccacttttttttatacatttttttaaaacagtctcaataaaaattaaaatattttgaatttgcttttacaatctatatatgtattaaaaaaaacctttttagtAGTGTTTACGATATGAATATGTCTTAAATAGCGCttctaataatgtttacaaCCTTAATGTGTATTAAAAACCCTTTTAATAATGCTTAAAATTTTGTTCGTGATTTAAAGCacaagttataaaagttttcataaaaaattcacTTCCTCTATAAGGCTGCATTTTCAAGGTGGTAGggctaaaaaaagaaaattcttttaaaaactattctttCCCAAGAACATcggataaatttttatttattaatttacttcACCAActaatacttatatttttttaaaaagcctaaaaatgagaaaaaattaaaatgcgaTAAGATCGTCCATATATTACGTACGCCAAAAACTTCGAAATTTGACCAACACCACCGCCACCCATCCCCCTGTTATCATGTGTATTGATAAGCTTCATAAAACAAAGTACTTACTCTTGAAATACCACTCCCCGTCTAATGctgattattttaaagaaaattattaaattatcgtttctattgattgaaaaaaaaaatagccgccaacataaaaattagtCACTTAAATCTGGACAgaggtttttattatttcatgtGCATAAAGTTACTGCTTACCtgtaaattgtattataatatggATAAAACggagaaatttaattaaaaagaaaagcatGCGAGAGTCGAATCCAGCTAGctattattgaaaaacaaaattgatatgCACTATCTGCTAAATGTTGTGGCAAAATCtactctttaaaaaatcaaaaggcAGTACTCAGTCACCCGAGGAGCGTCAAGACAGATTAGCAGCATCACTGAAGCggtaattgttaatttattaaaatttatgttgatATAGTCTTTGACTTGAATAGAATAgacttgttaaaaaattattttaaagaatcaaATCAAACTAGTTTATTCAAAGACAGCAGACTGACTAGAAAATTGTACTCAGGTTTCAAGAATAAATATCGTTAAAAAATTTGCCCAAGAAAAGTAAGCGACATGCAAACTATTCGATCAGTGGCCACACAGCCAGCTTTAATTGACAATTGGTTTGAATAATTAGCAACAGCACGTAATGAACATAATTTAGGCGATAAACCCTTTCAGTCTAATCCTATTTCAAACTACCTTGATACCTTATGTTTTTACTCGTTTAATCCTACCTACTTGTATAACAGCTAAATCTAAAACAatcattgataacatttttatgaACTTCTGCTCTTCTG
This window contains:
- the LOC100201387 gene encoding cyclin-T1 isoform X2, translated to MANQTDRWYFTKEDLRNTPSVRDGIEFAKELGYRQQCANLVQDIGQRLQVNQLVINTAIVYMHRFYMFHSFQSMHRNAMAPCFVFLAAKVEDQPRKLEHVLKVSHVCLHKDKLPLDTKSDDYMQLSAELVNNESILLQTLGFEVSIDHPNTYVVKCAQLVKATKDLAQTAYFLATNSLHLTTFCIQYKPTVVACVCIYVSCLWASYVIPETEGKNWFEFIENTTTKKQLEDLSSYFIKILDSSPTRLKKRLTSGGAVVYKDGKVMPKKLDETDSTVAKATVNNSKSDSNKHGLNSGLFPKSNLTSHLKPYSHEATPPPNRTSTLHQLSKLVKANPKSEAEDKVQNLLHAQNGSKSIVEKGTQINFELLKQKMTPEQWEDYKKKMTPEQIESYKKWKIRERQLYLKRKASGTSVARDANINSHNKLDIKPGLVRKHSIPNEIKESPVKKQKLSSDHNQVLLNNHDIQKIPVKLNSEQTKKYEVTKHFSNNQQTLHVNTNHNRLNSKPDNLSDKSPPPPPPPPISGTVIPTPATTMLSTPTKSNHKNRVIGDNRLQHLSPPPPPPVLKFSTQ